Genomic segment of Dehalogenimonas alkenigignens:
TCACGCTGGGTGCGTGTTGAAGTCGCCCGAGGCAGCATGGCATACTCCGCGGTCACCCAGCCGGTGCCGGTGTTCTTAAGAAACTGCGGCACCCGTTCTTCCATTGAGACGGATACCGCGACTCTGGTATTGCCTTGCTCAATCAGCACCGAACCTTCGGCATATGGCTGGAAGCCGGGAGTGATTTTTATCGAACGCAGTTGATCAGGACCGCGGCCATCTATTCTGGGCATGTGTAACCTTTCAAGCTCGTTGCGATCGACAAAGACGCAGTTTTAAGGCCGGACGTGACCCGAACCGTAGACCAGCCATTTGTACGAGGTGATCTCCCTGAGGCCCAGCGGGCCGCGGGCGTGCATCTTCTGCGTGGAGATGCCGACCTCCGCCCCCAAGCCGAACTGGGCGCCGTCTGTAAAGCGGGTGGAGGCGTTGACATAGACCGCCGCGGCGTCCACCTCATTCATGAAGCGCGAAGCGGCGGAGTAATCCTCGGTGATGATGGCCTCTGAGTGGCCGTCGCCGTAAGCGGCAATATGGTCAACAGCTTCGTCAAGCGAGTCGACCACCTTGACTGCGGCGGTCAGGGACAGGTACTCCCGGCCCCAGTCATCCTCGACGGCCGGCACCAGCTTTAACCCGGGACTTTTCGATAGGACTCCCATCGAGCGCGGGTCGCAATGCAACTCTACGCTCATTCTGTTTAACTCGGCGGCAGCTTTGGGGAGGAAGTGTTCAGCAATATCCTTGTGGACTAGAATGGTATCCAGGGCGTTACAAGCCGAAGGCTTTTGAATCTTGGCGTTGTAGACAATAGCCACGGCATTCTCGATCTTGGCTGAAGCGTCAACGTAGGTGTGGCAGACGCCGGCGCCGCCGGCGACTACTGGAACGGTTGAGTTTTCTTTAACGAAATTGATCAGGCCGGTACCGCCGCGAGGGATAACCAGGTCGATCTGGTCGCTCATCTTCAGGAGATGCGATACTAGGGCTCGGTCCGCCGTGTCGAGGAACTGGACGGCGTTACTGTCGATACCTACGGATTCTATGGCGGCGATGATGACCTCGACCAGCGCCTTATTGGTATTTAGCGTCTCCTTACCGCCGCGCAGGACGACGGCATTGCCGGATTTGAGGCATAGGGCGGTGATGTCCACCGTGACGTTGGGTCTGGACTCGTAGATAGCGGCGATGACCCCGAGCGGCACGCGCTTTTTGCCGATGACGAGGCCATTGGGCAGAGTGCGCATGTCGAAAAACTCGCCCACCGGATCGGGCAGAGCGGCGACGCAGCGGACGTCGGCGGCTATAACTTCAAGACGATGTTCGGTCAGGATGAGGCGGTCAAGCATGGCCGGGTTCATGCCGGCGTTCCTGGCCTCGATCTGGTCAATGGCGTTGGCCTCCAGTATCCGGTCCTTATGGGAAATCAGCCCGGCGGCCATGGCCTCAAGCGCTGCGTTTTTTACCGGCGTGGCGGCATACGACAACCTTCGGCTGGCCTGCCTGGCGCGCCGGCATTTCATTTTCAATTCGCTGAGAGCGTCCATAGGTTCACCTGTAAAAGAAATCACGGCCAGTATAGATGAAGACCGGCGGAGGGGCAAGGCCGTAGCGCCCGTCCCGGTAGTATAAGATATTCAAGCCTGGAATCCCATAGATAAGGGCTGGCGGCGGATATCGAGTACCTGTAAGATAGATAATGTCAAAGCGCTCGGGAGGTTTCGGCGTGTCCCAATCAGCTTCAGACGACCGGTTGGAACAGGACTTAGCCGCAGTCCAGGCTATGGTGGCTGACAAACGGCAAAAGGTGGGCATTAAATACGACCGTTTTATCACCCGGGTGGCTGAGGTGTTGCGGACGAATTATCCTTCGGCCTTCCCGATGCCCGATGACCAGCTGAAGGAATTGGTGGCCGCGGTTGATGTCATCGGCGAAGAATCCCGCGGCCTGATGAAGAAGCTGGGTGAATACTGCGCTGGCTGCGGCTGGTGCTGCTCCAGGACCAGTAAGATCGTGGTCAACCAGAAAGATGCTGAGCGCATCAGTCGGGAACTGCGGCGTAAGACAGAAGACTTATTTTCCCATGAAGAGAATGAGTGGACGATCAAGGACGCCTGTCCCTGCCAGTGGTGGAACCCAAGAAACGGCCGATGCACCATCTACAACATCCGCCCGGAAACTTGCCGTACCTGGCCGCTGGCGATAAATGAGCGCGGCCAGAAAATGCTGCACCCTGTGCCGGAATGCGCGTTTGCCGTGCTGGTGCTGGCTGACAAGGTGCTCAGGCATCTGCGGGGGATCCGATAAGGCAGGTGCCGGGCCACAGACGTTTTATTCCTGCGTGCCGGTTCACAATAAAGCTATTGCCATTGCCCGGGTTTATGGTTATCATTAGTTTAAATTGATCTGATCTAATCTTCGAGGAGTCTGAAATGATTAAAATCTCGATTCAGGGCGCCCGGGGTTCATTTCACGATATCGTTGCCCGCAAGAAATTTCCTGGAGACTCCGAGATAATCGAGAGCGAAACTTTCAAACAGGTCTTCGAAGACGTCCATAAAGGCCTGACTGACTACGGCGTTGTAGCCATTGAGAACTCGCTCTACGGCTCGTTTCTGGAAAACTACGATTTCCTTTTTAAATACGATACGCGTATTGTCGGTGAAGAATATATGCGCCTGGTGCTTAACCTGATCGCCCTTCCGGGAACAAAGATGGAGAATATCACCGAGGTTTACACCCACCCGCTGGCCATGAGTCAGGCGGAGGAATTTCTGGACAAACATCCCAAAATGCGCCGGATTGAAGCCGAAGATACCGCCGCCGCTGTACGCCTTATTAAAGGTCAAGACCTGCATACCGCGGCGGCCATCGGGTCCACGCTGGCTTCCGAGATCTACGGCATGAAGATACTTGCGCGAGATATCGAGACCGAAAAAAAGAACTATACGCGTTTTTTGATCATCGCCAGGCCTGACACGCCTTACGACCTGGATGCCGATAAAACTTCGCTGGTGGTTCACGCTAAAAACATTCCAGGCGCCCTCTTCCATGTCCTGAAGTGTTTCAACGACGAGAACATTAACCTGTCCAAGATCGAGAGCCGTCCAATCGTGACCAGCCGCGCCTGGGACTATAACTTCTATCTGGATTTTGAGAAAGGGCTAAACTCACCGGCGACGCAGCGGGCTCTCAAGGAATTGGAAAAGGTAGCCGACCGGATAAGGGTTCTGGGCAGCTACAAGCGCGACGACAAAGTTGACGAGCAATAAGTACAGAGGGTCCAAAAACACTCGTCTGGGTTATTTAACTTTCGGCTCTTGTTTTTCGTCGAGCTTACACGTCGGCGGCGGTAACCGCCTCAGATAGAAGACACCGGCGGACCCCGCTACCAATGACGCGCTCACAACTGCCAGCTTGGCGGAATCGATAAGTCCGGGCTCATCGAAAGCCAATCCCGTGATGAATATTGACATGGTGAATCCCACGCCGCCGATGATTCCGGCTCCGATAATGTGATTCCATTGGCACGAATCCGGCTTTCTTATCCAGCCCAGTCGGCTGATCAGGAATGTCATTCCAACAATGCCGAGTGGTTTACCGATAATTAAACCGGCCAAGACCCCCCAGGCCACAGGCTGCATCAGGTTGACGTCGCCGCCGCCGAGGGCGACACCAGCGTTAGCCAGGGCGAAGACCGGCATGATCAGGAAAGCGCTGAACGGGTGGAGTGAATGCTCCAGCCGCAGCAGGGGATTTTGGACTTGCTCGTAGGCTTCGCCGATTTTCTCGACCGCCTCCTGCTGCTCAGATGTCAGCAGCATGTTTTTCCTTTTGCCTTCCGCCCCACCAAAAGTATCCAGTTCCAGCCTGCAGGTGTCGACAAACTGTTCACTGGTGATTTTTTGACGTACCGGGATTGTCATAGCGAGGATGACTCCGGCGATTGTCGCGTGGATACCTGACTGGAATACCAGATACCACAACACCATTCCCAGTGCCAGATATGGCACGAGTTTCTTGACGCCCCCGGCGTTCAAAGCGATGAGCGCGCCGGCAACGACCGCCGCGCCGCCTAAAGCCGCCCAATCTAGATTGGAAGAATATCCGATGGCGATAACCAGAATAGCCCCCAAATCGTCGATGACCGCCAGC
This window contains:
- a CDS encoding glutamate-5-semialdehyde dehydrogenase, with amino-acid sequence MDALSELKMKCRRARQASRRLSYAATPVKNAALEAMAAGLISHKDRILEANAIDQIEARNAGMNPAMLDRLILTEHRLEVIAADVRCVAALPDPVGEFFDMRTLPNGLVIGKKRVPLGVIAAIYESRPNVTVDITALCLKSGNAVVLRGGKETLNTNKALVEVIIAAIESVGIDSNAVQFLDTADRALVSHLLKMSDQIDLVIPRGGTGLINFVKENSTVPVVAGGAGVCHTYVDASAKIENAVAIVYNAKIQKPSACNALDTILVHKDIAEHFLPKAAAELNRMSVELHCDPRSMGVLSKSPGLKLVPAVEDDWGREYLSLTAAVKVVDSLDEAVDHIAAYGDGHSEAIITEDYSAASRFMNEVDAAAVYVNASTRFTDGAQFGLGAEVGISTQKMHARGPLGLREITSYKWLVYGSGHVRP
- a CDS encoding YkgJ family cysteine cluster protein, with product MSKRSGGFGVSQSASDDRLEQDLAAVQAMVADKRQKVGIKYDRFITRVAEVLRTNYPSAFPMPDDQLKELVAAVDVIGEESRGLMKKLGEYCAGCGWCCSRTSKIVVNQKDAERISRELRRKTEDLFSHEENEWTIKDACPCQWWNPRNGRCTIYNIRPETCRTWPLAINERGQKMLHPVPECAFAVLVLADKVLRHLRGIR
- a CDS encoding prephenate dehydratase, with amino-acid sequence MIKISIQGARGSFHDIVARKKFPGDSEIIESETFKQVFEDVHKGLTDYGVVAIENSLYGSFLENYDFLFKYDTRIVGEEYMRLVLNLIALPGTKMENITEVYTHPLAMSQAEEFLDKHPKMRRIEAEDTAAAVRLIKGQDLHTAAAIGSTLASEIYGMKILARDIETEKKNYTRFLIIARPDTPYDLDADKTSLVVHAKNIPGALFHVLKCFNDENINLSKIESRPIVTSRAWDYNFYLDFEKGLNSPATQRALKELEKVADRIRVLGSYKRDDKVDEQ
- the nhaA gene encoding Na+/H+ antiporter NhaA: MSTTFGNLKFISAIERFLKRESTGGILLFGAAVAAMIIANSPISESYFHFLHTEAGFSFGNFHLELSLAHWINDGLMALFFLLIGLEIKRELLVGELSSPAKAAFPALGALGGMIVPAAIYLAFNMADGGNPHGFGIPMATDIAFALGFLMLLGNRVPVALKVFLVSLAVIDDLGAILVIAIGYSSNLDWAALGGAAVVAGALIALNAGGVKKLVPYLALGMVLWYLVFQSGIHATIAGVILAMTIPVRQKITSEQFVDTCRLELDTFGGAEGKRKNMLLTSEQQEAVEKIGEAYEQVQNPLLRLEHSLHPFSAFLIMPVFALANAGVALGGGDVNLMQPVAWGVLAGLIIGKPLGIVGMTFLISRLGWIRKPDSCQWNHIIGAGIIGGVGFTMSIFITGLAFDEPGLIDSAKLAVVSASLVAGSAGVFYLRRLPPPTCKLDEKQEPKVK